A window of Leptolyngbya sp. CCY15150 genomic DNA:
CAGGAACAACGTTGACTTGATTGGATAGGGTAAGAACAGCAGCGATCGCTCCGATACGGGTCTCTAGGATACCTTCGGTCATCCAAGCCTGAGCTTCAGCAGCGGTGAAAAACTCAATGCCATTGACGACAGCAGCGGCATCAGCGGGTGATAGGTTACCATCTTCGGCAATTTGGGCCTGCAGTTGGGATGAGTCGCGGACATTGGCATCAATACGGCGGTAGTAGGCTTCTAGGAATTCTGAAACCAGGTCAGGCTGCGATCGCACCAAGCGATCGGAGGCGACCATGACGTCAACAATGGCTCCTGGGGCATCTTCACTAGAGAGGACGACGGTATAGCCCTGCTGCCGCGCTTGGGATACAAAGGGTTCCCAGATGATGGCAATGGCGATCCGTTCGTTTGGATCTTGAATGAGCTGCCATGCCTCTGAAGCGTCGCCCACTCGGGTGATATTGAAATCAGATAGGTTAAAGCCGTCAAACTTGGTATCCAGCACGAGGGCCAGATATTCGCTGGGTGTATCGCCAGCAAAGGCCATGCCGAGGGGTTGTCCTTGGCTTTTGGCTTCGGCGGTGAGCTGGTTGAGGTTTTGCAGGGAGGTGAGGTTGGGATAGGCGGGGGTGTTGAGAATGACGGCATCGGCTCCGACGGTGCGATCGATTAAACCGACGATGCGTCCGTCGGGCTGCTGCTGCACAAATTGATCGAGGGTGGTGACAATGATATCGGCATCGCCTTGGTTGAGGCGATCGGCGCGGGCGGCTTGGTCAAATTCATCGTCGTAGGACAGGCTAATGCCTAGCTCGGACAGGGTGGCTTGAAAAGCGCTATTGCGGAAGGTGCTATAGCCGCTGAAAGTATCACCCAACACTCGCAGGCGGCCTGCTTCACGGCGATCGCCCGTCAGACTAGGAAGGGGATTCGATCCGCCAGACAGGGATCCCAACATCCACAGACCGCCTGCCACCAGACCGCCGGTAAACAGGAGGGTCACCACAAGGGCAACAATTAAGGTTGGATCAATGCGCTTGCTCATAGAACTACCGGATATTCCACTGGTTGAGTCTTCTGGATGGAGGACGGGAACTCCTGATGGATAGCGGGATTTGTAAGGGTTTGTAACGTTTCCTAGGGCGATCGCCGCTAGTCCTAGAATACCCCCCCTAGCATCGATGTCTATATCTACGTCAGCCTAGCTGGAAGGGCAGGCACGAGAACACCTTTGGCTTCAAGCGGCTTAAAACAAGGCCAGGATCATGGGTAAGAGGCTTGTGCAAGCGGTGGCGAGTTTGGAGGCTTCGGTCAGGGGTTCGGCGATCGCCTTCAGCGTGGCGGTGGCCCGTTTTGCAAGGCGCTGCATGGTGCTTTCTTTGGGATTGCTGCCAGCTTTGACTAGTTTGGCGACCTCTTCTAGAGCTTCGGCTTTTTCATCGTCGCTGAGTTCAGTATCGGTTTCGATGGCGGCTTTGAGCTGCAGCAACAGGGTCTTGAGGCTCGGTTGATTGGGCGTGGGAGCAGCATCGGGCAGTTGATTGATCTGATTGCTGACCTGTCCACTAATGTCCCCGAGGTTGAGGGTGCTGCCGGTGAGGTTGACGTCGCCACCTGCGTAGAAACTGCCGTCGCCGGTATTGATTGGATTGTTCATATTATGAATGGATAATGGGTTTTGGGTAAAACTTAGCATGACTTCCTTTAGATCATTGGCGCGCTGGGTTTGTCCTTCCAACAAGCCACTGTGATATCCCTCCTTTAGTCCAAGTTGATATCCTTCGTCCCACGTTCGCTCAATCTTGGCTTTATCTGTTCCTGACGGCACTTGCAACGTGAGTAGAATATCCTGTCCTTGCCGTTCAAACCCTTGAATTGAATCACGACTTACGTCAGGATTTTCAGCCGTCACCTTCTTAAAAGCAGTTCTGAACGCTGCGGGATCAATTCCATTACGGATTAGAATTTGAACGGTATCTAGGGTCTCTTTGAAGAATTTCTCGAAATCGCCAGGCTGAAAGTCCTTATCTAGATTGTGGGGACGTCGTTCTCTGTCACCCCGATCATCCGGCTTCTCTTTAAGAAAGATATGTTGACAGTCAACGTCTTTTAGGATAGTTGTTTCATCAATATTCCAAGCTTCTAGACAAGCGCCGGTGAGGTGGGCGGCGGTGAAGTTAGTGGCAATACACTGGGCTTCGGTGAGGATAGCTCCGTGAAGTTCTGCACCTTCCAGGGTTGCGCCGTTGAGCATGGCATTGTTTAACCTAATGCGGTGGAGTTGGGCGCTGGCTAAGTTTGCACCATGTAGATCGGCATGGGACAGATCATGATCAATACCGTTGAGGGTAGTAAGCAGAGTGCAAACGCGAGGATCTTGGAGGATGCTGGAGCCCAGCCGAGCGCGATCGAGATCGTGAGACTGGTGCCAGCGTACGTGGGTTAGGATTGTAGGTTTATGGCGGGAATCTGCAAAATTGGTACGTTGAAGATAAGCATGGGAAAACGAAGCCCCGCTCAAATCAGCACCATTAAATGTGGTTCCCCCCAGTGCGGCAAACGCTAATCTAATGATACGAAGATTCTCAAATCTCTGGTCTCGCTTCCGGATACATCGGTTAATGTAGATAGAGAGAAGTAAGCTTGTGACAGCGACAGCGCCAGCGAAAGCGACAGCGAAAGCGAAAACGAAAGCGCCAGCGAAAGCGACAGCGACAGCGAAAACGAAAGCGCCAGCAACAGCGCCAGCGACAGCGACAGCGAAAGCGCCAGCGACAGCGACAGCGACAGCGCCAGCGACAGCGAAAGCGCCAGCGACAGCGACAGCGCCAGCGCCAGCGCCAGCGACAGCGAAAGCGAAAGCGCCAGCGAAAGCGAAAGCAAAAGCGACAGCGACAGCAAAAGCGACAGCGCCAGCGAAAGCGACAGCGACGCTCCCCAGTGCTTTGATTGAGCATCCTTGGCGGGCGATCGCGAAAAACGTACCCGCAACCATAATGATGGCAGCGATCGCTGCTGCCTTATCAGCATAAGCAGAGGAGCTGTATGTCAGCCAATACCCAATCCAAGCTCCTACGTAACCTTGTAATGCTCCTGCCAACCCTGCAATCATCACCACCAACAGCAACTGCCCCAGCCACCAGCGGCGCTGTAGGCCTGCCTGGGCACCACAAAACTTGGCATTCTGCAGCGTGGCATCCACAAACCGCGCACTGCGGATGTCTGCCCCGCTAAAATCTGCCCCGGAGAGATCGGCTCCCCGAAAACTGCAGCCGCGTAGAATGGCACCCCGGAAGTCTCGCTCTCCCGCTGCATAGAGCCGTAACACATCCTGCGCCTTCAGTCGTTGTCCGTGGTATTTGCCCCGTTCTGTCATCACGTCGCCACATCAGGTCTTGCCACCATTTAAGCCCAAATTCTTGGGAGACACCACTTTCTCTACGATAGACGGATACATGAACCCTTCCGAGGATTTGCCTACAGCTCCCTGAATCGGGAAAGTCTGAACGCCATGGAATCGTCATCAGCAGAACGGGAGCGATCGCGGTACGATGGAAAGCACCCCAAATCTCATGTCATCGTCAAGGTTCGCCTGCTTTCAGTGCTTATGGTGCAAGGTAATCAGTCCAATGCCTCCGGTTCTATCCCAGAACCCTTGCGGGCGCTTCACAGTTATTTGCAACAGCGCGAAGGTTCTGCCCAGGCGGATCCGACGGATGCGGATGCGGTGATGCAGTGGGCGCTGCGAACGTTAGATACGGCAGATTTTGGAGAGCGGTGGGATATTGCCAAGCTGTTGTCTCAATGTGGGGCGGTGGCGATCGCCCCAATTTTAGAGCGTCTGCAACGGTTGGATGAGGATGATTGGGAACTGCAATGGTACTTGATTCGAGTCCTGGGAGATTGTCGCCATCCTGACGCTATGTCGGTTCTGGCGGAGCAGTTGCGAACCACCGATCATGCTGATATTGCCCAAGCGGCTGCGATCGCCCTTGCCAATATGGGTGCTCCAGCCATTCCCGTGCTAGCCCAGCTCTTGGAGGTACCGGAACTGCGGCTGCGGGTGGTGCAAGCCTTAGCTCAGTTATCTGACGTGGCGGTGGTGTCTGTGCTGCAAACCGTGGTGGATGATCCGACCCCATCTGTGCGGGCGGCAGTGCTGGAGGCGTTGGCGCAGTATAACGATGAAAGCACTGTGGCGGCGCTGATCCAGGGATTAGCGGATCATCATGCAGAAGTGCGGCGGGCCGCGGCGGCGGGGCTAGGACGCTGTGCGCCCAAGGTAGATTCTTCAGAGTTAGTGGATAAGCTAGGAGACCTACTGGCTGATTTAAACCTAGAGGTGGCCGGGCAGGCCGCCATGACCCTTGGTCGATTGGCTACAGACGATGCGGTGGCGGCGTTAACCCAACCATTGCGATCGCCCCATACGCCCGCGCCCTTACTGACCCATGTGATTCATGCCCTCGGTTGGATAGCTACACCCACTGCTCTGCAACAGTTAGCGGAGTTTCTACACATGGCTTGGCAAGAACCCCATCGCCATCGCACGGATACGGTTTGTGGGGAAGCGATCGCCATGATATCTCAGGTGACGGATAAATCCTTGACACCAACGGCGGCGACGCTGCTGATTCAGGTCTTGCAGGAAGGCGGCGATCGCCTTAGTCCCATTCTGCGTCAACGTCTGGCGCTAGGCCTCGGACGGCTACAGGAAGCGATCGCCTTGGATCCGTTAGTGCAGTTACTGACCGACACCCATGCGGGGGTGCAACTCCACGCGATCGCGGCCCTGAAGCTATTGCCGGGGTCAACGGCCTATGATCATCTGCAGGATCTGGCCCAGGAGGCTGATCTAGATCCCGATCTGGCCCAGGGGGTGGCGATCGCTCTGCGGGAATGGCATCGTTGAGGTATCTTAGCTGAATTTGGGAGCGATCGCTTACGCTAACTGATGCAGTTGAGCAATCCATTCTCCCATGCGTTCGGTGTGATGGTGGATGAAGCCAGCTTTGGATAAGGCAGCAGATACGTCTTGTTCATAATCGTCGGTGTAGCCAGCGGTGATCAGATAGCCATGATCGGAGGGCGATCGCTCTAGGGCACGGCGAAAGTCGGGGGCGAGGGCGATGTGAATGCGGGCAAAAATATTGGCGACGATCAGGTCAAAGCTGGGGGTGATGTCGAGGACGGCTTGGTGAGCGATCGCATCGCCCCCCAGCCAGTGGCCGAGGTCGTTGCCTTGCCCTAAACTGCCTTGAATGACCGTGACGCGATCGGCGACGTGGTTATCCTGGACGGCGGCGCGGGTAGACTGAACGGCGATCGGATCGTTGTCGGCAGCGAGAACCGTGGCTCCCAGTTTAGCCATGAGGATGCTGAGAATGCCGGAGCC
This region includes:
- a CDS encoding phosphate ABC transporter substrate-binding/OmpA family protein codes for the protein MSKRIDPTLIVALVVTLLFTGGLVAGGLWMLGSLSGGSNPLPSLTGDRREAGRLRVLGDTFSGYSTFRNSAFQATLSELGISLSYDDEFDQAARADRLNQGDADIIVTTLDQFVQQQPDGRIVGLIDRTVGADAVILNTPAYPNLTSLQNLNQLTAEAKSQGQPLGMAFAGDTPSEYLALVLDTKFDGFNLSDFNITRVGDASEAWQLIQDPNERIAIAIIWEPFVSQARQQGYTVVLSSEDAPGAIVDVMVASDRLVRSQPDLVSEFLEAYYRRIDANVRDSSQLQAQIAEDGNLSPADAAAVVNGIEFFTAAEAQAWMTEGILETRIGAIAAVLTLSNQVNVVPDNLSDLYDPQFIVKAASNTQALIDLVKADNPELADQLMGAQRSTAPAAPTLEPAQIQAAPDIGNLDVRGDVSFATGAAQLTPEGQQTLNQLATEIKEFSIETVAVRVIGHTSRTGSAAINQQLSQQRAQVVVDYLRSQGIQHNIAAEGKGFNEPLPGIAPEDARNQRTEIRLVRVNTTAQTQQRSPLPHLDPGSLAWSTGLSVLIADPWAAIAKL
- a CDS encoding pentapeptide repeat-containing protein — encoded protein: MYINRCIRKRDQRFENLRIIRLAFAALGGTTFNGADLSGASFSHAYLQRTNFADSRHKPTILTHVRWHQSHDLDRARLGSSILQDPRVCTLLTTLNGIDHDLSHADLHGANLASAQLHRIRLNNAMLNGATLEGAELHGAILTEAQCIATNFTAAHLTGACLEAWNIDETTILKDVDCQHIFLKEKPDDRGDRERRPHNLDKDFQPGDFEKFFKETLDTVQILIRNGIDPAAFRTAFKKVTAENPDVSRDSIQGFERQGQDILLTLQVPSGTDKAKIERTWDEGYQLGLKEGYHSGLLEGQTQRANDLKEVMLSFTQNPLSIHNMNNPINTGDGSFYAGGDVNLTGSTLNLGDISGQVSNQINQLPDAAPTPNQPSLKTLLLQLKAAIETDTELSDDEKAEALEEVAKLVKAGSNPKESTMQRLAKRATATLKAIAEPLTEASKLATACTSLLPMILALF
- a CDS encoding HEAT repeat domain-containing protein is translated as MESSSAERERSRYDGKHPKSHVIVKVRLLSVLMVQGNQSNASGSIPEPLRALHSYLQQREGSAQADPTDADAVMQWALRTLDTADFGERWDIAKLLSQCGAVAIAPILERLQRLDEDDWELQWYLIRVLGDCRHPDAMSVLAEQLRTTDHADIAQAAAIALANMGAPAIPVLAQLLEVPELRLRVVQALAQLSDVAVVSVLQTVVDDPTPSVRAAVLEALAQYNDESTVAALIQGLADHHAEVRRAAAAGLGRCAPKVDSSELVDKLGDLLADLNLEVAGQAAMTLGRLATDDAVAALTQPLRSPHTPAPLLTHVIHALGWIATPTALQQLAEFLHMAWQEPHRHRTDTVCGEAIAMISQVTDKSLTPTAATLLIQVLQEGGDRLSPILRQRLALGLGRLQEAIALDPLVQLLTDTHAGVQLHAIAALKLLPGSTAYDHLQDLAQEADLDPDLAQGVAIALREWHR